A stretch of Prosthecochloris marina DNA encodes these proteins:
- a CDS encoding thioredoxin domain-containing protein — protein MPTPSKRKPNLLAKETSPYLLQHAYNPVEWYPWSDLAFEKARNEQKPIFLSVGYSTCHWCHVMERESFENDAIAELLNRSFVPVKVDREERPDIDKLYMTYVQSLTGGGGWPMSVWLTSDLEPFYGGTYFPPKDRYGRPGFLSLLLSIEQAWKDDRNRLLSVAAGMSTRLETLSLHKPDEVPVDKGVFDLAAKTFAEMFDKENGGFGNAPKFPQPSILEFLLTYSYYTGNQEALEMVLFTIRKMAAGGIHDQLSIKNHGGGGFARYSTDERWHVPHFEKMLYDNAQLVVVAIEAYQITGKNLYADLADDILNYVLCDMTDNDGGFYSAEDADSFPDKTSNIKNEGAFYVWSRKEIAEVLDPLETNIFCFIYGVENNGNVLDDPHVEFTGQNILFIKNTPTVAAEKFSIPLATIDKLMVEAQKKLFHARHKRPRPHLDDKILTSWNGLMISALSKASSAFQNQHYLDAALKAAEFILENLYNGSEGRLLRRYRKGRAGIEGKADDYAFFIQGLIDLYEASSEHRYLNHAIKLMEKQVALFFDDKSGGFFNAASDDPSIPIRMKEDYDGAEPSPNSINALSLYRLADMTGREDLRETADKTIAYFSKALNESGRPLPFMLKATMLPLYGTRQIMLTGHRQSETMKSFENTLGGMYLPDTFIVHASDSHAENHPFLKKVISQTAGTAAYVCAHQTCSLPVSESKSLEELLRKTKPSMKK, from the coding sequence ATGCCAACACCGTCAAAACGAAAACCCAACCTCCTGGCCAAAGAAACAAGCCCTTACCTGCTGCAGCATGCGTATAATCCTGTCGAATGGTATCCATGGAGTGACCTTGCTTTCGAAAAAGCCCGCAATGAACAGAAACCGATCTTCCTTTCAGTCGGCTATTCCACCTGCCATTGGTGCCATGTCATGGAACGGGAATCGTTCGAAAACGATGCAATAGCCGAGCTCCTGAACAGATCGTTCGTTCCGGTCAAGGTTGATAGAGAGGAACGTCCGGACATAGACAAGTTGTATATGACCTATGTCCAGTCGCTAACTGGAGGTGGTGGCTGGCCGATGTCGGTATGGCTCACCTCTGATCTTGAACCGTTTTACGGCGGCACCTATTTTCCGCCCAAAGACCGTTATGGCAGGCCCGGCTTTCTCTCTCTTCTGCTGTCGATCGAACAGGCGTGGAAAGATGACCGAAACCGGCTTCTTTCTGTAGCGGCAGGCATGAGCACTCGGCTCGAAACCCTCTCCCTGCATAAACCCGACGAAGTTCCTGTGGATAAAGGTGTTTTCGATCTTGCAGCCAAAACATTCGCTGAAATGTTCGACAAGGAAAACGGGGGGTTCGGCAATGCACCGAAATTCCCTCAACCGTCTATCCTCGAATTTCTTCTGACCTACTCCTATTATACCGGCAATCAGGAAGCTCTGGAAATGGTTCTTTTTACTATAAGGAAAATGGCGGCAGGGGGAATTCACGACCAGTTGAGCATAAAGAATCATGGAGGTGGTGGATTTGCCCGCTACTCCACCGATGAACGGTGGCATGTCCCGCACTTCGAAAAAATGCTTTACGACAACGCACAGTTAGTAGTTGTGGCAATAGAAGCTTACCAGATTACCGGTAAAAACCTTTACGCCGATCTCGCCGACGATATCCTCAATTATGTTCTCTGCGACATGACCGACAACGATGGAGGGTTTTATTCTGCTGAAGATGCCGACAGTTTTCCGGACAAAACAAGTAACATTAAAAATGAAGGAGCTTTTTACGTCTGGTCACGCAAAGAAATTGCAGAGGTGCTCGATCCCCTTGAAACAAACATCTTTTGTTTTATATACGGTGTGGAAAATAATGGAAACGTCCTGGATGATCCGCATGTGGAGTTTACTGGGCAAAACATCCTTTTTATAAAGAATACCCCGACTGTTGCTGCTGAAAAATTCTCCATACCTTTAGCAACTATCGACAAACTCATGGTCGAAGCCCAGAAAAAACTTTTCCATGCTAGGCACAAAAGGCCCAGGCCGCATCTGGATGACAAAATCCTCACATCGTGGAACGGCCTGATGATCTCAGCTCTGTCAAAAGCCTCTTCCGCTTTTCAAAATCAACACTATCTTGATGCGGCTCTTAAAGCCGCCGAGTTCATCCTCGAAAACCTTTACAACGGCAGTGAAGGAAGACTGCTTCGGCGTTACCGCAAGGGCCGAGCCGGTATAGAGGGAAAAGCCGACGATTACGCGTTTTTCATACAGGGGCTGATTGATCTTTACGAAGCCTCGTCCGAACATCGCTATCTGAACCATGCGATCAAACTTATGGAAAAACAGGTTGCACTGTTTTTCGATGATAAGTCGGGAGGTTTTTTCAATGCAGCATCGGACGACCCCTCCATTCCGATACGCATGAAAGAAGATTATGACGGTGCCGAACCTTCTCCAAACTCAATAAACGCGCTTTCTCTCTATCGGTTGGCTGACATGACAGGCCGCGAGGATTTGAGAGAAACTGCAGACAAAACAATCGCATATTTCAGCAAAGCACTCAATGAAAGCGGCAGGCCGTTGCCCTTTATGCTGAAAGCAACCATGCTTCCCTTGTACGGAACACGCCAGATTATGCTTACCGGTCACCGGCAAAGCGAAACAATGAAAAGCTTTGAAAATACTCTGGGAGGGATGTATCTGCCTGACACATTTATCGTGCACGCATCAGACAGCCATGCGGAAAATCACCCTTTTCTTAAAAAGGTCATAAGCCAAACCGCGGGAACCGCCGCATATGTCTGCGCACACCAAACCTGCAGCCTACCGGTTTCGGAAAGCAAAAGTCTTGAAGAGCTGCTCCGCAAAACAAAGCCGTCGATGAAAAAATAA
- a CDS encoding efflux transporter outer membrane subunit, with amino-acid sequence MNRTRVPGIFLILMFLLMFSACSTVEEYAQPDPGIPGMYRGADKPDSASVAAPFSGTVPYRAFFVDPTLINLIDAAIENNHDLQVAVKNIEYASLALKQSKLGNIPTLDFQVRGSRSTTSDYSSTALSTGEESIEDYNASFLLSWEADIWGKIRNTRKAALAEYLRTVEARKAVHTRLVADVAVGYYNLLLLDAQLDVTKKNLALAETTLSMMRLQYDAGLVTSLAVEQQEARTFGIQSSIAGIEQGIAVQENALSVLCGRMPERIARTAKLSELSAENSFSPGVPALLLSNRPDVKTAEMALMKAHAESGVASAKLYPSFSISAEAGANALEASDWFNFPGSLFSFVQGAVLQPVFQQGKLRTAYKQSKVARDKEEILFRKVVLDAVREVSDALVAIQKLENREKAVEKQERILRQSVDNANFLFKSGLADYLEVITAQSNALDASLSLADLHRQRLNARTELYRALGGGWE; translated from the coding sequence ATGAACAGAACGAGAGTACCGGGGATCTTCCTGATCCTCATGTTTTTACTGATGTTCTCAGCGTGCAGTACGGTTGAAGAGTATGCTCAACCTGATCCGGGTATTCCCGGAATGTACCGGGGTGCCGATAAACCGGATTCAGCGTCTGTAGCGGCTCCTTTTTCCGGAACAGTGCCGTATCGGGCTTTTTTTGTCGATCCTACGCTGATCAACCTTATCGATGCTGCTATAGAGAACAATCATGATCTTCAGGTTGCCGTAAAGAATATAGAATATGCTTCTCTTGCTTTGAAGCAGTCAAAATTGGGAAACATTCCTACGCTGGATTTCCAGGTGAGAGGAAGCAGATCGACTACTTCAGATTATAGCAGTACGGCTCTCTCCACCGGAGAAGAAAGTATCGAGGATTACAATGCATCGTTTTTGTTGTCCTGGGAAGCCGATATATGGGGGAAAATCCGCAATACAAGAAAGGCTGCGCTGGCTGAGTACCTCCGTACGGTTGAAGCAAGAAAGGCGGTGCATACCAGACTGGTTGCCGACGTTGCAGTTGGGTATTATAATTTGTTGTTGCTCGATGCACAGCTCGATGTCACGAAGAAAAATCTTGCACTTGCAGAAACCACTCTTTCAATGATGCGGCTACAATATGATGCAGGCCTTGTAACGTCGCTGGCAGTGGAGCAGCAGGAAGCAAGAACGTTTGGAATACAGTCCAGCATTGCCGGAATAGAGCAGGGAATTGCCGTACAGGAAAATGCCTTGAGTGTTCTTTGCGGCAGGATGCCCGAGAGGATAGCCCGCACAGCAAAGCTTTCTGAGCTGTCCGCGGAAAACAGTTTTTCTCCGGGGGTACCAGCGTTGCTTCTCAGTAACCGGCCCGATGTCAAAACTGCAGAAATGGCTCTTATGAAAGCTCACGCAGAGAGTGGAGTTGCTTCTGCAAAGCTCTATCCTTCTTTTTCAATCAGTGCAGAAGCAGGGGCAAACGCTCTCGAAGCGAGTGACTGGTTTAATTTTCCGGGTTCCTTGTTCTCGTTTGTTCAAGGCGCGGTTCTTCAACCGGTTTTTCAACAGGGAAAACTCAGAACAGCGTATAAGCAGTCAAAGGTCGCACGTGATAAGGAGGAGATCCTTTTCAGAAAAGTTGTTCTCGATGCTGTACGGGAAGTGTCCGATGCTTTAGTGGCGATACAGAAGCTGGAAAATCGCGAGAAAGCAGTTGAAAAACAGGAACGCATTCTCCGTCAATCGGTTGATAATGCAAATTTTCTGTTTAAAAGTGGTCTGGCCGATTACCTTGAGGTGATTACTGCTCAATCAAATGCGCTCGATGCTTCTCTTTCACTCGCGGATCTACATCGTCAGCGCCTTAATGCAAGAACGGAACTTTACCGGGCATTGGGAGGTGGATGGGAATAG